In one window of Bemisia tabaci chromosome 6, PGI_BMITA_v3 DNA:
- the Non1 gene encoding nucleolar GTP-binding protein 1 — MASFYSFKNITKVPSAKEFYNIMLSKTQRQTPTVIRRHFKISRIRAFYMRKVKHCQTRMNERLTQIITEFPKLDTIHPFYADLFNVLYDKDHYKVALGQINIARGLIDNIAKDYVRMLKFGDSLFRCKRLKIAALGRMVKVIKRQKPNLQYLEEVRQHMGRLPIIDPLSRAIIICGYPNVGKSSFMTKVTRADVDVQSYSFTTRALYVGHMDYKYLRWQVIDTPGVLDRPLEERNLIEMQAITALAHLRAAILYFIDITEMCGYSIKEQISLLDNIKPLFTNKPLFVVCNKIDLVKPEDLNPEAKELLKGIEDRGIPILYMSTISGQGVMEVKEAACERLLAHRVEGKVSGRKVDSILNRLHLAEPAKRDSKERPAFVPMVTERTEPKKTARERINEMIMKRVEEEESDTYHYRTIDLTEHYDINPEYRTDIIPEIWDWHNIADYIDPEMFQKLEALEREERLREEAGYYAVPKIERDEMREEIRKLAEQIRERKAIMRQEAQLNNNRSHPRPTPVQARGRSLERFKGEMKRIGVEVDSVSADESKANKRSRSRSLSAAPAKKVRFESEVRSRSRSRSKPARDEAGVDDPELKLKLKKIAKKALKKKVGKMGLKGEADRFIGTKNPRHLLAGKRGIGKTERR; from the coding sequence ATGGCGAGCTTCTATAGCTTCAAGAATATCACGAAGGTTCCTTCGGCCAAGGAGTTTTACAACATCATGCTGTCCAAAACTCAGCGGCAAACACCAACTGTTATTAGGAGACACTTCAAAATTTCTCGGATTCGTGCTTTCTACATGCGTAAGGTAAAACACTGTCAGACCAGAATGAATGAAAGGCTGACTCAGATCATAACAGAATTCCCCAAACTCGACACTATCCATCCATTTTATGCTGATCTTTTCAATGTGTTGTATGACAAAGATCACTACAAAGTTGCCTTAGGTCAGATAAACATAGCTCGGGGTCTAATAGATAATATTGCCAAAGACTACGTTCGAATGCTAAAGTTTGGCGACTCTCTGTTCCGTTGTAAAAGACTAAAAATCGCAGCCTTGGGTAGGATGGTCAAAGTAATCAAACGGCAGAAACCAAACTTACAGTATCTTGAGGAGGTGCGGCAACACATGGGACGTCTACCTATTATTGACCCTCTCTCCCGAGCGATAATTATCTGTGGCTACCCTAATGTTGGTAAATCAAGTTTCATGACCAAAGTAACAAGAGCAGATGTCGATGTTCAATCTTACTCTTTCACAACTCGCGCTCTGTATGTAGGTCATATGGACTACAAGTATCTCCGTTGGCAAGTGATCGATACACCTGGAGTCTTAGATCGGCCTCTGGAAGAAAGGAACTTAATTGAAATGCAAGCCATCACGGCTTTAGCCCATTTACGAGCAGCCATCCTTTACTTCATTGATATAACTGAAATGTGTGGTTACTCTATTAAAGAACAGATCTCATTGCTGGATAACATCAAACCCTTATTCACCAATAAGCCACTCTTCGTTGTATGCAATAAAATAGATCTTGTGAAGCCAGAAGATTTGAACCCTGAAGCAAAAGAGTTATTGAAAGGTATTGAAGATAGGGGAATTCCTATTTTGTACATGTCAACAATCAGCGGACAAGGTGTAATGGAAGTTAAAGAAGCAGCCTGTGAACGGCTGCTTGCACATAGAGTAGAGGGCAAAGTTAGCGGTCGAAAAGTTGATTCTATTCTAAATAGACTGCATCTTGCAGAGCCAGCCAAGAGAGACTCAAAGGAGAGACCTGCATTTGTTCCAATGGTCACCGAAAGAACAGAACCCAAGAAAACAGCTCGAGAGAGGATCAACGAAATGATTATGAAGAGAGTAGAGGAAGAGGAAAGTGACACCTATCACTATCGCACGATAGACTTGACTGAGCACTACGACATTAATCCTGAATATAGAACTGATATCATTCCTGAAATCTGGGATTGGCATAACATCGCTGACTACATAGATCCTGAAATGTTCCAGAAATTGGAAGCATTGGAAAGAGAGGAGCGGTTAAGAGAAGAAGCTGGTTACTACGCAGTTCCTAAAATTGAGAGGGATGAGATGAGGGAAGAAATTAGGAAACTGGCGGAACAAATCAGAGAAAGAAAAGCTATCATGCGGCAAGAAGCTCAGTTAAACAACAATAGAAGCCATCCAAGACCCACCCCAGTTCAGGCGAGAGGGCGTAGCCTGGAAAGGTTCAAAGGCGAAATGAAGAGAATAGGTGTAGAGGTGGACAGTGTTTCTGCAGATGAATCTAAAGCCAACAAGAGGAGTAGATCAAGATCATTATCAGCAGCACCGGCCAAGAAGGTCAGATTTGAATCGGAAGTCAGGTCTAGATCAAGGAGCAGATCAAAACCAGCGAGAGACGAAGCTGGTGTGGATGATCCGGAGTTGAAACTGAAGCTGAAGAAGATCGCAAAGAAGGCGCTGAAGAAGAAGGTTGGTAAGATGGGACTCAAGGGAGAGGCTGACCGGTTTATTGGAACGAAGAATCCCAGACATCTTTTGGCCGGCAAAAGAGGAATCGGTAAAACAGAAAGAAGGTAA
- the Rchy1 gene encoding RING finger and CHY zinc finger domain-containing protein 1, producing the protein MFIFLINLIKCLFSRLVIYLPSYLQISDSAEMELDQPNNSQSEIAKHGCTHYQRKSKFVTPCCDKVYPCRVCHDDNESHTLNRKEVSELICCECETRQKVQATCENCSIDFGKYTCLECRLFDDVDKKQYHCEGCGICRVGGRDNFFHCFKCNLCLPNSIKDSHKCIENVSRGDCPVCMEDLHTSRQGLLVPSCGHIIHKKCQKDMFEAGFYNCPLCLITIPDMSQYWAELDARIAEAPMPKKYKDKKVDILCRDCHKNSTAPFHVYGLKCSHCGSYNTC; encoded by the exons atgtttatttttctcattaatttgaTTAAGTGTTTGTTCTCCAGGTTAGTAATCTATTTACCGTCGTATCTTCAAATCAGTGACAGCGCAGAGATGGAACTTGACCAACCCAATAACTCGCAATCAGAAATCGCAAAGCATGGTTGTACTCACTACCAAAGGAAATCTAAGTTTGTG ACTCCATGTTGTGACAAAGTATATCCATGCAGAGTCTGTCATGATGACAATGAGTCCCATACGCTGAATCGGAAAGAAGTTTCCGAGCTCATATGTTGTGAATGTGAAACACGTCAAAAGGTTCAAGCAACTTGTGAAAATTGCTCAATTGATTTTGGAAAA tACACCTGTCTAGAATGTCGATTGTTTGATGATGTGGATAAGAAGCAGTATCATTGTGAAGGTTGTGGGATTTGCCGCGTCGGAGGCAGAGACAATTTTTTCCACTGTTTCAAATGCAATTTATGTCTACCAAATAGTATCAAAGACTCTCATAAG TGTATTGAGAATGTCTCTCGTGGAGATTGCCCTGTCTGCATGGAAGATCTTCATACATCTCGGCAAGGTCTTCTTGTTCCCTCTTGTGGTCACATTATCCACAAGAAATGTCAGAAGGACATGTTTGAAGCAGGATTCTACAACTGTCCACTATGTCTAATTACTATACCAGACATGTCACAG TACTGGGCGGAACTTGATGCGAGAATTGCAGAGGCTCCTATGCCTAAAAAGTACAAGGATAAGAAAGTGGACATTCTgtgcagagactgtcataag aactcCACTGCTCCATTCCATGTCTATGGACTAAAATGTTCTCATTGTGGATCTTACAACACATGCTGA